Proteins co-encoded in one Neoarius graeffei isolate fNeoGra1 chromosome 11, fNeoGra1.pri, whole genome shotgun sequence genomic window:
- the prph2la gene encoding photoreceptor outer segment membrane glycoprotein 2, which produces MAVLRVRFTKTQRDRLAQVLWLLNWISVVTGLILFSLGLFLKVEINKRRELMTKQEVHSVPDMLIAVGLIACVINFVGGKICYDCVDTNKFLRWKLVMLPYIICTFFFTLCVLVGALMCYTMHGELKESLALGLQDAMRYYKDTDTPGRCFLKSTVDLLQIQFQCCGNAGHRDWFQIQWISTRYLDMSKREVVDRLRSNVEGKYLVDGVPFSCCNINSPRPCIQYQITNNSAHFNYNYQTEELNLWSKGCHQALVEYFTDIMHSIGLIVLLIWLFELSVLTGVRYLQTALENMLLQGDPESESEGWLLENSFAETARSSLIIIKNLGKCNQIEVENGDPNVNRPSTAHYGPDNVPPKQMPVAS; this is translated from the exons ATGGCTGTTCTACGAGTAAGATTCACTAAAACCCAGAGGGACAGGCTTGCCCAGGttctatggttgctgaactggatCTCGGTGGTGACAGGCCTCATCCTGTTCAGTCTGGGCCTTTTCCTAAAAGTGGAGATCAACAAGAGGAGAGAGCTAATGACCAAGCAGGAAGTTCATTCTGTACCAGATATGCTAATTGCAGTGGGGCTGATAGCTTGTGTGATTAATTTTGTTGGAGGAAAGATTTGCTATGACTGTGTAGACACCAACAAGTTCTTGCGCTGGAAGCTTGTGATGCTTCCTTATATAATTTGCACATTTTTCTTTACCCTGTGTGTGCTGGTCGGTGCCCTAATGTGCTACACCATGCATGGGGAACTGAAGGAATCCCTAGCATTGGGCCTACAAGATGCTATGCGCTACTATAAAGATACAGACACACCAGGCCGTTGCTTCCTTAAAAGCACTGTTGACCTGCTGCAGATCCAGTTCCAGTGTTGTGGTAATGCAGGCCACAGGGACTGGTTCCAGATTCAGTGGATCAGCACTCGTTACCTGGACATGTCCAAGCGAGAAGTGGTGGA CCGTTTACGCAGCAACGTGGAAGGAAAGTACCTGGTTGATGGGGTACCTTTCAGTTGCTGTAACATCAACTCACCTCGACCATGCATTCAGTATCAAATCACCAACAACTCAGCCCACTTTAATTACAACTACCAGACAGAGGAGCTCAACTTATGGAGTAAAGGCtgtcaccaggctttggtggaataCTTCACCGACATAATGCACTCAATCGGCCTTATTGTGCTTCTCATCTGGCTGTTTGAG CTGTCTGTCCTCACTGGTGTTCGGTACTTGCAAACAGCTCTGGAGAACATGCTGCTTCAAGGAGATCCCGAGTCTGAATCAGAAGGATGGCTGTTGGAGAACAGTTTTGCGGAGACTGCACGCTCTAGCTTAATCATCATAAAAAACCTGGGCAAGTGCAATCAGATTGAGGTTGAAAATGGGGACCCCAATG